In one window of Bacteroidales bacterium DNA:
- a CDS encoding peptide deformylase: protein MRVVYPILALLLVLFSFLNCKKQNDLIEPKVVDSLFYTTQEKAWIYAADSSTAFTPFSALDSQQLIVLKKTSKNVKVPNDTTTYLVRRMLKTYAQYATYQNLAAPEIGINRNIIIVKRLDKNGTPTEVMINPVITQHSNSTSIVQEICLTLPNNYPASVERYNLIFLEYYDLEGIKHSEMIENQTAALVQHAMTHLGGGVLPVTIDPLAFTGQEIDSIMNQADSVPMRIFLTTIYTDSLILRKQSIDVRPDSNDVVLMTLIKRMRAALATTTGVGIAAPQVGINRNIIWVKRLDKPGKPFEVYLNPKIVMTSSNTVLFNGDGCLSVPGITGRTLRWAAIGIEYDLLDGTHHTEVVQGTSSTNFTAVIFQHEIDHLNGILFIDRIAKSIQNK, encoded by the coding sequence ATGAGAGTTGTTTATCCTATTCTTGCATTATTATTGGTTTTATTTAGTTTTCTAAATTGCAAAAAGCAAAACGATTTAATTGAACCTAAGGTTGTTGATAGTTTATTTTATACAACACAAGAAAAAGCATGGATATATGCAGCCGATTCTTCTACAGCTTTTACACCTTTTTCGGCTTTGGATTCGCAGCAATTAATTGTGTTAAAAAAGACTTCAAAAAATGTAAAAGTGCCAAACGATACTACTACCTATTTGGTTAGAAGAATGTTGAAAACCTATGCTCAATATGCTACTTATCAAAATTTAGCTGCACCTGAAATAGGTATCAACAGAAATATTATCATTGTTAAAAGACTCGATAAAAACGGCACGCCCACCGAAGTGATGATTAATCCCGTAATCACACAACATTCTAATTCCACATCAATAGTTCAGGAAATTTGTTTAACCTTACCCAATAATTATCCGGCCAGTGTAGAACGATATAATTTAATATTTCTTGAATATTATGACTTAGAAGGGATAAAGCACAGTGAAATGATCGAAAACCAAACGGCAGCTCTTGTTCAGCATGCCATGACCCATCTTGGTGGCGGAGTCTTGCCAGTAACGATCGATCCTTTAGCATTTACGGGGCAGGAAATTGATTCTATTATGAATCAAGCCGATTCTGTTCCTATGCGTATCTTTTTAACGACCATTTATACCGACTCACTTATATTACGTAAGCAAAGCATTGATGTTCGTCCCGATTCCAACGATGTTGTGTTAATGACCTTAATCAAGCGTATGCGAGCAGCTTTAGCCACCACAACAGGTGTTGGTATTGCTGCACCACAAGTAGGTATTAACCGAAATATCATTTGGGTAAAACGCCTCGATAAACCGGGAAAACCATTTGAAGTTTATTTGAACCCGAAAATTGTTATGACCAGCAGCAATACCGTTTTGTTTAATGGTGATGGCTGCTTATCGGTTCCGGGCATCACTGGTCGCACATTGCGATGGGCTGCAATCGGAATTGAATACGATTTACTCGATGGAACTCATCATACAGAAGTCGTTCAAGGTACTTCGAGTACTAATTTTACAGCAGTTATTTTTCAACATGAAATAGATCATTTAAATGGTATTTTATTTATTGACCGAATTGCAAAATCAATACAAAACAAATAA